In Phaeobacter porticola, one DNA window encodes the following:
- a CDS encoding thymidine phosphorylase — MDARAIIASLRRGETPSDSDLRWFAEGLANGTVSDAQAGAFAMAVCLRGLGVDARRALTLAMRDSGDVLTWNLGGPVLDKHSTGGVGDCVSLLLAPALAECGAYVPMISGRGLGHTGGTLDKMEAIPGVSTQVSEQQLVQMMQNVGCAIVGATAQIAPADKRLYAIRDVTATVDSLDLITASILSKKLAASTDALVLDVKIGSGAFMKTLDEAEALARSLTDTANAAGCKTSALITDMNQPLAPALGNALEVTEVMRVLTGLSGQDGALAELTAAQGGVLLAHGGLAADAAAGAAMIRKAIASGAVADRFARMVAEMGGPTDFSDCWQDILPMAPVLRAITAEQPGAVSAINGEALGMAVVRLGGGRMIESDVVDPSVGLANLAPLGAELAKGELIGTIHAADEAAADVAERCLRAAYQLSEAAPELPPLIHKRIA; from the coding sequence ATGGATGCGCGCGCCATAATTGCCAGCTTGCGCCGGGGTGAAACGCCAAGCGACAGCGATCTGCGTTGGTTTGCCGAAGGATTGGCCAATGGCACAGTAAGCGACGCTCAGGCCGGGGCCTTTGCCATGGCAGTCTGTCTGCGCGGCCTGGGGGTGGACGCACGGCGGGCGCTGACATTGGCGATGCGTGACAGCGGCGATGTGCTGACGTGGAACCTGGGTGGTCCGGTGCTGGACAAGCACTCCACCGGTGGGGTTGGCGATTGTGTGTCGCTGCTGCTGGCTCCGGCCTTGGCGGAATGCGGGGCGTATGTTCCGATGATTTCGGGGCGGGGACTGGGCCATACCGGCGGCACGCTCGACAAGATGGAAGCCATTCCGGGCGTCTCTACGCAGGTGTCTGAACAGCAACTGGTGCAGATGATGCAGAATGTGGGCTGTGCCATCGTTGGCGCCACGGCGCAGATCGCTCCGGCGGACAAGCGGCTTTATGCGATCCGCGATGTGACGGCCACAGTGGACAGTCTCGATCTGATCACCGCGTCTATCCTGTCGAAGAAACTGGCGGCCAGCACTGATGCACTGGTGCTGGATGTCAAAATCGGATCTGGCGCGTTTATGAAGACCTTGGATGAGGCCGAAGCGCTGGCGCGCAGCTTGACGGATACTGCCAATGCCGCGGGCTGCAAAACCTCTGCATTGATCACAGACATGAACCAGCCGCTTGCGCCTGCCCTTGGCAATGCGCTGGAGGTGACAGAGGTCATGCGGGTGCTGACGGGCCTGTCCGGTCAGGATGGCGCATTGGCGGAACTGACAGCCGCGCAGGGCGGTGTGCTATTGGCCCATGGTGGGCTGGCAGCGGACGCAGCAGCCGGGGCCGCGATGATCCGCAAGGCGATTGCAAGCGGGGCGGTAGCGGACCGCTTTGCCCGCATGGTTGCGGAGATGGGCGGCCCGACAGATTTTTCTGATTGCTGGCAGGATATCCTGCCTATGGCACCGGTGCTGCGCGCGATCACAGCAGAGCAGCCAGGCGCTGTTTCTGCAATCAATGGCGAGGCGCTGGGCATGGCGGTTGTGCGCCTTGGCGGTGGGCGTATGATCGAGAGTGATGTGGTCGATCCCTCGGTCGGCCTTGCCAATCTGGCGCCGCTGGGTGCGGAACTGGCCAAAGGGGAACTGATTGGCACCATCCATGCCGCGGATGAGGCGGCTGCAGATGTGGCAGAGAGATGCCTGCGCGCGGCCTACCAACTGTCTGAGGCCGCGCCCGAACTGCCACCGCTGATTCACAAGAGGATTGCATAA
- a CDS encoding sulfotransferase family 2 domain-containing protein, producing MILSLGRSYVFVHIPKTGGTALALALEARAMADDMMLGDTPKALHRRRRLQGIETRGRLWKHSTLGDIEGLVPDARLRGLFAFTLVRNPWDRVLSLYHWLRAQGFNHPTVPLAKTLNFDAFACHPMILSGLRSTPASAYMRHADGAVQCDLFIRLEQFATDAAPLFDHLGFELQLPRANVSERPRAWQDSYSDAARKAVAEVCAEDIAQFEYSFNDSPVDL from the coding sequence ATGATCCTGTCGCTCGGCCGCTCTTATGTCTTTGTGCATATTCCCAAGACCGGGGGTACGGCGCTTGCGTTGGCGCTGGAGGCGCGGGCAATGGCGGACGACATGATGCTGGGGGATACGCCTAAGGCTCTGCACCGCAGACGACGTTTGCAGGGAATCGAGACGCGCGGGCGTTTGTGGAAGCATTCGACGCTGGGTGACATTGAGGGGTTGGTGCCAGATGCGCGATTGCGCGGCCTGTTTGCCTTTACCCTTGTGCGCAACCCTTGGGACAGGGTGCTGAGCCTTTATCATTGGCTGCGTGCGCAGGGGTTTAACCATCCAACGGTGCCGCTCGCAAAAACGCTCAACTTTGATGCGTTTGCCTGTCATCCGATGATTTTGTCTGGTCTGCGGTCCACGCCTGCCAGTGCCTATATGCGCCATGCCGACGGTGCAGTGCAGTGCGATCTCTTTATTCGGTTGGAACAGTTCGCCACGGACGCAGCGCCGCTGTTTGATCATCTCGGATTTGAGCTTCAGTTGCCACGCGCCAATGTGTCCGAACGGCCAAGAGCGTGGCAGGACTCGTACAGCGATGCCGCGCGTAAGGCCGTCGCTGAGGTCTGCGCCGAAGACATCGCACAGTTTGAATACTCTTTTAACGATTCACCGGTAGACCTGTAA
- a CDS encoding SPOR domain-containing protein, with the protein MTLTRIIASALIAVAGISSANAQSIRTTEPPAEFPPASYAGKQYVDSRGCVFIRAGIDGNTTWVPRVTRSRKQLCGFEPTEVSATSVPPKPTSAPAPELITLPEAQQVTGTQAEIAGGTSVDSVPIAAAPRSVTTTKPQRSAVRQAKPRRVATSSPSQPRQRRVLDDAYRPSVQPVASSLGAGRCVGASALSQQYINQTADVRCGPQGGGIGNLPVLDQNTRVLPKHVYQERQLARGIEVPQGYRHAWDDDRLNPRRAEMSLGAVLAQTNGGVPRGYVQVTRQDRYNPNRGPQGAAIWTRTVPRDGIQRPVDRPILRLSNSQTRSAAAAPVLTEEDMLVTRLSTRSAPTETISTALAKPVLSARRYVRAGTFADRAKAEAVAQRLRQKGMPIRLGRVVRNGQSLRVVLAGPFATDGAARAALSKVKAAGFGGARLSK; encoded by the coding sequence ATGACGCTTACTAGAATTATTGCAAGTGCCTTGATCGCGGTGGCCGGCATCAGCAGCGCAAATGCGCAGTCGATCCGCACGACAGAGCCTCCTGCCGAGTTCCCACCCGCTTCCTATGCAGGCAAACAATACGTCGATAGCCGAGGCTGTGTCTTCATTCGCGCGGGTATTGATGGAAACACCACTTGGGTGCCACGCGTGACGCGCAGCCGCAAACAGCTCTGCGGGTTTGAACCCACAGAGGTGTCCGCAACGTCCGTCCCTCCTAAACCCACGTCTGCTCCAGCACCCGAATTGATCACCCTGCCGGAGGCCCAGCAGGTGACCGGTACACAGGCCGAGATTGCTGGGGGCACATCGGTTGACTCCGTGCCCATCGCCGCCGCGCCGCGTAGCGTCACCACCACAAAACCACAACGCAGTGCCGTGCGTCAGGCCAAACCACGACGGGTTGCAACGTCCAGCCCCAGCCAGCCACGCCAGCGGCGGGTTCTGGATGATGCCTATCGCCCATCGGTCCAGCCAGTTGCGTCGTCCTTGGGGGCTGGCCGCTGCGTCGGGGCATCCGCTCTGAGCCAGCAGTATATCAATCAAACTGCAGATGTACGCTGTGGTCCACAAGGTGGTGGGATTGGAAACTTGCCGGTGCTGGATCAGAATACCCGCGTGCTTCCGAAACATGTCTATCAGGAGCGTCAGCTGGCCCGCGGTATCGAGGTGCCTCAGGGGTATCGGCACGCCTGGGATGATGATCGCTTGAACCCGCGTCGTGCTGAAATGTCGCTGGGCGCTGTGCTGGCGCAGACCAATGGAGGCGTGCCTCGGGGCTATGTGCAGGTGACCCGGCAAGATCGGTACAACCCGAACAGGGGGCCGCAGGGGGCGGCCATCTGGACGAGGACCGTGCCACGTGACGGGATCCAACGCCCGGTGGACCGACCTATTTTGAGGCTGTCGAACTCTCAGACACGCAGTGCTGCCGCCGCGCCGGTACTTACAGAAGAGGATATGTTGGTGACCCGGCTGTCGACCCGCTCGGCGCCAACTGAAACAATCTCGACTGCTTTGGCAAAGCCCGTGTTGAGCGCGCGTCGCTATGTGCGTGCGGGAACCTTTGCAGATAGGGCCAAGGCCGAGGCAGTGGCGCAACGATTGCGTCAAAAGGGCATGCCCATTCGTCTGGGACGGGTCGTGCGGAATGGCCAGTCGTTACGGGTGGTGCTGGCCGGCCCATTTGCAACAGATGGCGCAGCACGAGCCGCATTGAGCAAAGTCAAGGCGGCAGGCTTTGGTGGGGCTCGGTTGAGCAAATAG
- a CDS encoding cupin domain-containing protein — protein sequence MADTIAELRLPTQELRDDIPFYTKTLGMKLNSIYPADDPAIGVFSGHGLRLRIERGAAEAPGTIRILTDDPDGFADGARRLTAPNGTKIEIEERNPPLVMPETVHSFVVRRLKDQAPWIIGRAGMHYRDLVPDRLGGSIIASHIRIPDGGPVPDMVHFHQVGFQLIFCIHGWVDVVYEDQGDTMRLTAGDCFIQPPEIRHRVLEASDNVQVIEIGVPAEHVTEIDHEMTLPTPHLRPEREWQGQRFVYNKAEDAEWVPFRLPGYICRDTSIAENTKGVAGVQVVRRGEGAPQWAAHDTDIHFTFVMNGTLTLEGQGREPFQLEQGDAFVIPPGMKTRLSEPSVDVELLEVTLPGVFNTTLGDPSA from the coding sequence ATGGCCGATACGATTGCGGAGCTTAGGCTGCCAACGCAGGAACTGCGGGACGATATCCCGTTTTATACCAAAACACTGGGTATGAAGCTGAATTCCATCTATCCGGCGGACGATCCGGCGATTGGCGTGTTTTCAGGCCATGGGCTGCGTTTGCGTATTGAGCGGGGCGCGGCAGAGGCGCCTGGGACCATCCGCATCCTAACCGATGACCCCGATGGATTTGCTGACGGCGCGCGCAGGCTGACGGCGCCAAATGGCACCAAGATTGAGATCGAAGAGCGCAATCCACCGCTGGTCATGCCAGAAACGGTTCACAGCTTTGTTGTGCGCCGGCTCAAGGATCAGGCCCCCTGGATCATCGGCCGTGCCGGAATGCACTACCGCGATCTGGTGCCGGATCGCTTGGGCGGGTCGATCATTGCAAGCCATATTCGCATCCCTGATGGCGGGCCGGTTCCGGATATGGTGCATTTTCACCAGGTCGGCTTTCAGCTGATCTTCTGCATCCATGGCTGGGTTGATGTCGTCTATGAGGATCAGGGCGACACGATGCGCTTGACCGCAGGCGATTGTTTCATTCAGCCGCCGGAGATCCGTCATCGGGTGCTGGAAGCCAGCGACAATGTGCAGGTGATCGAAATTGGCGTGCCGGCCGAACATGTGACTGAGATCGATCATGAGATGACGTTGCCGACACCACATCTGAGGCCAGAGCGCGAATGGCAGGGTCAGCGATTTGTTTACAACAAGGCAGAAGATGCCGAATGGGTGCCGTTCCGCCTGCCGGGGTATATCTGCCGCGACACTTCGATTGCCGAGAACACCAAGGGCGTGGCCGGGGTGCAGGTGGTGCGCCGGGGCGAGGGCGCGCCGCAGTGGGCGGCCCATGACACCGATATTCACTTCACCTTTGTGATGAATGGTACGCTGACGCTCGAAGGGCAGGGGCGCGAGCCGTTTCAACTGGAACAGGGCGATGCTTTTGTCATTCCACCGGGCATGAAGACCCGGTTGAGCGAGCCTTCGGTTGATGTGGAGCTGCTCGAAGTGACCTTGCCCGGAGTGTTCAACACCACATTGGGCGATCCGTCAGCCTGA
- a CDS encoding AMP-binding protein: MGWMSDETGLEKTDANYAPLTPLSHLRRAAHVFADVPAVVYGKHRKTYSAYYDRCTRLASALAGIGVAPGDVVATLIPNLPAQAEAHFGVPACGAVLNTINTRLDVGTVAYIFDHGEAKVALVDSQFLSLAEVAKDTCDGPGPLIIEVPDADAGYPASGRHPIYEDILAAAAHDFDWIMPQDEWESLALNYTSGTTGRPKGVVYHHRGAYLMTMGTVISWRMVMQPKYLAIVPLFHCNGWNHTWMMPVLGGTLVCCRDITAPAIYDAIADEGVTHFGGAPIVLNMLVNAPEDQRRNFDHTVEVFTAGAPPAPATLEKIECLGFHVTQVYGLTETYGHVTECLWKGGDWNNLDQQGRAAIKARQGVAFPMMDHITVMNDDMLQIPMNGQDQGEIVMRGNSVMKGYLKNPDATAEAFQGGYFHSGDIAVQHPDGYIQIADRAKDIIISGGENISSVEIEGVLMGHPDVNLAAVVAKPDDKWGEVPCAFVELKPGAQVDAATLIAFTRETLAGFKTPKQVIFQDLPKTSTGKIQKFELRTQAKSL, encoded by the coding sequence ATGGGTTGGATGTCTGATGAAACGGGATTGGAAAAAACCGACGCCAATTATGCCCCCCTGACGCCGCTGTCACATCTGCGTCGGGCGGCCCATGTCTTTGCCGATGTTCCGGCTGTGGTCTACGGCAAACACCGTAAAACTTATTCTGCCTACTATGACCGCTGCACGCGACTTGCCTCTGCTCTTGCAGGGATAGGGGTGGCTCCGGGCGACGTGGTCGCAACCCTGATCCCCAACCTCCCCGCACAGGCAGAGGCGCATTTCGGCGTACCCGCCTGTGGTGCGGTCCTGAATACCATTAACACCCGGCTGGATGTCGGCACGGTAGCCTATATCTTTGACCATGGGGAAGCCAAGGTTGCGCTGGTAGACAGCCAGTTTCTGTCGTTGGCCGAAGTCGCCAAAGACACATGTGACGGACCCGGCCCGTTGATCATCGAAGTGCCTGATGCGGACGCGGGCTATCCGGCGTCTGGTCGCCACCCAATCTATGAGGATATTCTCGCCGCTGCTGCCCATGATTTCGACTGGATCATGCCGCAGGACGAATGGGAAAGCCTTGCGCTCAACTACACCTCCGGCACCACGGGTCGGCCCAAGGGGGTGGTCTATCACCATCGCGGCGCCTATCTGATGACGATGGGCACGGTTATTTCCTGGCGGATGGTTATGCAACCTAAGTATCTCGCGATTGTGCCGCTGTTTCACTGCAACGGCTGGAACCATACTTGGATGATGCCCGTGCTTGGTGGCACCTTGGTCTGCTGCCGCGACATCACGGCACCGGCGATCTATGATGCCATCGCCGATGAAGGGGTCACCCATTTCGGCGGCGCGCCTATCGTACTCAATATGCTGGTGAACGCGCCCGAAGACCAACGCCGCAACTTCGATCATACCGTTGAAGTGTTTACGGCAGGGGCACCTCCTGCCCCCGCCACGCTGGAGAAAATCGAATGCCTCGGCTTTCATGTCACCCAAGTTTACGGGCTGACCGAAACCTATGGCCACGTCACCGAATGCCTGTGGAAAGGTGGCGACTGGAACAATCTGGACCAACAGGGGCGCGCGGCGATCAAGGCACGTCAAGGCGTGGCTTTTCCAATGATGGACCATATCACCGTGATGAATGACGACATGCTGCAAATCCCGATGAATGGTCAGGATCAGGGCGAAATCGTTATGCGTGGGAATTCGGTAATGAAGGGATACCTGAAAAACCCGGACGCCACCGCGGAGGCCTTTCAGGGCGGATACTTCCACTCTGGCGATATCGCAGTGCAGCACCCGGATGGCTATATTCAGATCGCCGATCGCGCCAAAGATATCATTATCTCGGGAGGCGAGAACATCTCCTCTGTTGAGATTGAAGGCGTGTTAATGGGGCACCCCGATGTGAACCTCGCCGCGGTGGTGGCCAAGCCGGATGACAAATGGGGCGAAGTGCCTTGTGCCTTTGTCGAACTGAAACCGGGTGCCCAGGTCGATGCTGCCACCTTGATCGCCTTTACCCGCGAAACACTGGCTGGCTTCAAAACTCCGAAACAAGTGATTTTCCAAGATCTTCCCAAGACATCGACCGGGAAAATCCAGAAATTTGAATTGCGCACGCAAGCCAAGTCGCTTTAA
- a CDS encoding phosphopentomutase — protein sequence MARAFLVVMDSVGIGGAPDAGRYFNGELPDLGANTLAHIAQACAAGRAEQGRRGPLHLPALDGLGLGAAVALASSVPCPDLGGTLRVGRWGAATETSRGKDTPSGHWELAGLPVPWDWRYFPDQNPAFSDELVAHVCAAAGTDGILGNCHASGTAIIETYGAEHIQSGQPICYTSADSVFQIAAHEESFGLDRLLTLCEAVAPYLHQMKVGRVIARPFVGTAKDGFQRTANRRDYAIMPPAPILTNWVQDAGQRVHGIGKIGDIFSMQGIDTLKKGNDAELMHYLHDAVAEAEEGSLTFANFVEFDSLYGHRRDISGYACALEWFDGEIAKLLPELRADDLLILTADHGNDPSWPGTDHTREQVPVLMAGVGIGPLGCVGFADVAATVAAHLGVTATGPGKPVLHG from the coding sequence ATGGCCCGTGCCTTTCTTGTGGTGATGGATTCCGTTGGCATCGGGGGTGCGCCTGATGCCGGGCGGTACTTCAACGGGGAACTGCCGGATCTTGGGGCCAATACGCTGGCTCATATTGCGCAGGCCTGCGCAGCCGGACGGGCTGAACAGGGGCGAAGAGGACCCCTGCACCTGCCAGCACTGGATGGTTTAGGCCTTGGGGCTGCTGTTGCGTTGGCCTCTTCCGTGCCTTGCCCGGATCTGGGGGGGACTTTGCGTGTTGGGCGCTGGGGCGCTGCTACAGAGACAAGCCGGGGTAAGGACACGCCTTCGGGCCATTGGGAACTGGCGGGATTACCGGTGCCGTGGGATTGGCGATATTTCCCGGATCAAAACCCGGCATTTTCTGACGAACTGGTTGCCCATGTCTGCGCGGCAGCCGGGACCGATGGCATTCTGGGCAATTGTCATGCATCGGGCACCGCGATCATAGAAACGTACGGAGCCGAACATATTCAGTCTGGGCAGCCGATCTGCTACACGTCGGCTGACAGCGTGTTCCAGATCGCCGCTCACGAAGAGAGTTTTGGCCTCGACCGGTTGCTGACGCTCTGCGAAGCGGTGGCACCTTATCTGCATCAGATGAAAGTAGGTCGGGTGATTGCACGGCCCTTTGTCGGCACGGCGAAAGACGGGTTTCAGCGAACCGCCAATCGGCGTGATTATGCGATTATGCCACCTGCGCCGATCTTGACCAATTGGGTGCAGGATGCAGGGCAGCGCGTGCATGGCATCGGGAAGATCGGAGATATCTTCTCTATGCAGGGCATTGATACCTTGAAAAAAGGCAATGATGCCGAGTTGATGCACTACCTGCATGATGCGGTGGCTGAAGCGGAAGAGGGCAGCCTGACCTTTGCCAATTTTGTAGAATTTGACAGCCTCTATGGCCATCGCCGCGATATCTCGGGATATGCCTGCGCGCTGGAATGGTTCGACGGAGAAATCGCGAAGCTGTTACCTGAGTTGCGCGCAGATGATCTACTGATCCTGACTGCAGATCACGGCAATGATCCCAGCTGGCCAGGCACAGACCATACGCGCGAACAAGTACCTGTGTTGATGGCTGGGGTCGGGATTGGTCCGCTTGGCTGTGTCGGATTTGCCGATGTCGCGGCGACGGTTGCTGCGCATCTTGGCGTGACCGCAACGGGGCCTGGTAAGCCTGTCTTGCATGGCTGA
- a CDS encoding cytidine deaminase: MNLRDAATAVRENAHAPYSNFKVGAAIRAASGTIYVGCNVENVAYPEGTCAEAGAIAAMVAAGETRLEAAYVIADCPAPIPPCGGCRQKLAEFGGADAHVTLATTDGTERETTIGDLLPGAFGADHMERS, encoded by the coding sequence ATGAACCTCAGAGACGCTGCCACCGCCGTTCGTGAAAACGCGCACGCGCCTTATTCCAATTTCAAGGTCGGCGCGGCGATCAGAGCGGCGTCTGGCACCATCTATGTGGGTTGCAATGTCGAAAACGTGGCCTACCCAGAAGGGACCTGCGCCGAGGCAGGCGCGATTGCGGCCATGGTGGCAGCCGGTGAGACGCGGCTGGAGGCGGCGTATGTGATTGCCGATTGTCCTGCACCTATTCCGCCCTGCGGTGGTTGCCGCCAGAAGCTGGCGGAATTTGGTGGCGCGGATGCGCACGTCACCCTTGCGACCACCGATGGAACCGAGCGAGAGACCACAATTGGCGACCTGCTCCCCGGAGCATTTGGTGCGGATCACATGGAACGGAGCTGA
- the upp gene encoding uracil phosphoribosyltransferase — protein sequence MSDHLTVVDHPLVQHKLTLMRDKGTSTAGFRRLLREITQLLAYEITREMPLTTTTIDTPMEEMEAPILAGKKLALVSILRAGNGMLDGVLELIPSARVGFVGLYRDEETLQPVQYYFKAPEGLKDRLVIAVDPMLATGNSSAAAIDLLKEAGANDIRFLCLLASPEGVERMKELHPDVPIVTASLDRQLNEKGYILPGLGDAGDRMFGTK from the coding sequence ATGTCCGATCATCTGACCGTTGTCGATCACCCGTTGGTGCAGCACAAGCTGACCCTGATGCGCGACAAGGGCACATCGACCGCAGGATTTCGCCGTCTGCTGCGCGAGATCACCCAGCTTCTCGCCTATGAAATCACCCGCGAAATGCCGCTGACCACCACCACCATCGACACCCCGATGGAGGAAATGGAAGCGCCAATTCTGGCAGGCAAAAAGCTGGCGTTGGTGTCGATCCTGCGTGCGGGCAACGGTATGCTGGACGGTGTTCTGGAGCTGATCCCCTCGGCCCGCGTTGGTTTTGTGGGACTGTACCGGGATGAGGAAACGCTGCAGCCGGTTCAATACTACTTTAAGGCACCGGAGGGTTTGAAAGACCGCCTGGTAATCGCCGTGGACCCGATGCTGGCGACCGGAAACAGCTCTGCCGCAGCAATTGATCTGCTGAAAGAAGCCGGCGCGAACGACATTCGCTTCCTCTGTCTCCTGGCCTCGCCCGAAGGAGTGGAGCGGATGAAGGAATTGCACCCCGATGTGCCAATCGTCACCGCCTCGCTGGACCGTCAACTAAACGAAAAAGGGTACATCCTGCCCGGCTTAGGTGATGCAGGTGACCGGATGTTCGGCACAAAATAA
- a CDS encoding Hint domain-containing protein, which translates to MLDWLLKRKLSPMAEALETEYPLVAAGQGGILSGTHVASNLGWRPIEALAVGDMALTFDHGMQPIVDIHRETLLLTSGAPNPLTCPVYIPQDALNNRAPLWVMPNQGILIESDLACDGQGDPFVVVPACALEGYRGIRRAEPETRLEIVVPRFAQDEVIYLEAGLLGFSVSPRDLLSFDTSAQPDLYRVLQPDTARELVIDMITEESVWANTLPMGPGGHGAAEYAVMV; encoded by the coding sequence ATGCTGGATTGGCTGCTAAAACGCAAGCTCTCTCCAATGGCCGAGGCTCTGGAAACAGAGTACCCGCTGGTCGCAGCCGGACAGGGCGGGATCCTGTCAGGCACGCATGTGGCCTCGAACCTTGGTTGGCGCCCGATTGAGGCGCTGGCCGTGGGCGATATGGCCCTTACCTTTGACCATGGGATGCAGCCCATTGTTGATATCCACCGCGAGACGCTGTTGCTGACCAGCGGTGCCCCCAATCCACTGACATGTCCGGTCTATATTCCGCAGGATGCGCTGAACAATCGCGCGCCGCTTTGGGTGATGCCGAACCAAGGAATTTTGATCGAAAGCGATCTAGCCTGTGACGGGCAGGGCGATCCATTTGTGGTGGTGCCGGCCTGCGCGCTGGAAGGCTATCGCGGGATCCGCCGCGCGGAACCAGAGACCCGGCTTGAGATCGTCGTACCTCGTTTTGCACAGGACGAAGTCATTTATCTGGAAGCCGGATTGCTGGGGTTCAGTGTCTCACCGCGTGACCTGCTGTCGTTCGACACAAGCGCGCAGCCTGATCTTTATCGCGTGCTGCAGCCCGATACGGCACGTGAACTGGTCATCGATATGATTACTGAGGAAAGCGTCTGGGCCAATACTCTGCCGATGGGGCCAGGTGGTCACGGTGCAGCGGAATATGCCGTGATGGTCTAG